From a region of the bacterium genome:
- the ald gene encoding alanine dehydrogenase, translating to MHIGISRETKDQEFRVGMTPDGVRMLTDRGHRLSVEIGAGQGSGFPDDDYQQAGARLVSTEEVWSEPAMIVKVKEPNPEEVARLHEGQVLFTYLHLAAAPEVTQALLEAQVIGIAYETIRHADGTFPVLAPMSEVAGRLAAQIGVTLLQKNRGGKGLLVGGVPGVPRGAVTVIGGGIVGINAVRIAHALGADVTVLDVDLRRLAYVYDIFRGELNTLFSNPANIERAVAESDLVIGAVYIHGRRAPTLVTEEMVQSMEAGSVVVDVAVDQGGCIETIHPTTHSDPIYSLHDVIHYGVANMPGAVPRTSTFALTNTTFPYIERIAAEGVEAAVGADPALEQGANLWRGEIVCQGVADSLGLPYRKLSELLG from the coding sequence ATGCACATCGGCATTTCCAGGGAGACGAAGGATCAGGAGTTCCGCGTCGGAATGACGCCGGATGGCGTGCGCATGTTGACCGACCGCGGTCATCGATTGTCGGTGGAAATCGGGGCCGGGCAGGGCAGCGGATTCCCCGATGACGACTATCAACAGGCCGGCGCGCGCCTCGTCTCCACCGAAGAGGTGTGGAGCGAGCCGGCGATGATCGTCAAGGTCAAGGAGCCGAATCCCGAGGAAGTCGCCCGCCTCCACGAGGGCCAGGTGTTGTTCACCTACCTGCACCTTGCGGCTGCACCCGAGGTGACGCAGGCCCTGCTCGAAGCCCAGGTGATCGGAATCGCCTACGAAACGATTCGCCATGCGGACGGTACGTTTCCGGTGCTTGCACCGATGAGCGAAGTGGCGGGGCGCCTGGCCGCGCAAATCGGCGTGACGCTCCTGCAGAAGAACCGCGGCGGCAAGGGGCTTCTGGTCGGAGGTGTGCCGGGCGTGCCGCGGGGTGCGGTGACGGTCATCGGTGGGGGAATCGTCGGCATCAACGCCGTGCGCATCGCCCACGCCCTCGGGGCTGACGTGACGGTTCTCGACGTAGATCTGCGACGCCTGGCGTACGTCTACGACATCTTCCGCGGCGAACTGAACACGCTCTTCTCGAATCCGGCCAATATCGAGCGAGCGGTCGCCGAGAGCGATCTGGTCATTGGTGCGGTCTACATCCACGGCAGGCGCGCACCCACCCTCGTGACCGAGGAAATGGTCCAAAGCATGGAAGCCGGTTCGGTGGTGGTCGATGTGGCGGTCGACCAGGGTGGCTGCATCGAGACCATCCACCCGACGACGCACTCGGATCCCATCTACTCGCTCCATGACGTGATCCACTACGGCGTGGCGAACATGCCTGGTGCCGTGCCGCGCACTTCGACTTTCGCGCTCACGAATACGACCTTCCCGTACATCGAACGAATTGCTGCAGAGGGAGTCGAAGCTGCGGTGGGCGCCGACCCTGCGCTCGAGCAGGGAGCCAACTTGTGGCGCGGCGAAATCGTCTGCCAGGGAGTCGCCGATTCCCTCGGGCTTCCGTATCGGAAGCTCTCGGAGCTGCTTGGTTGA
- a CDS encoding GAF domain-containing protein produces the protein MRRAVAIYGVTEETLTLIPILEENPEIEIRGAYDPELSTARERAAAMHLELRLTDDLALFGQPLHALIDSGSLPPFAETHPELAQDVEQIVSPLTARLLWGYGVSSGDRKSELLQALHEIVESVNLTVEPQELFGRMLEIAMSVTGADGGSLMLLDTERGDLAIRVAVGVEPELWPKIRVPLGEGIAGKVAADARPLKVRGHADRADFQIVRERFDVESALCVPLIHEGRVLGVLNLHHATRPDAFDDDDLEFAEQLGHLDAEIIHRAQEHETLRREASRYAAVREVRAALATSDALDVRLRTLCQLVARRAGGGIATAYLYDPDEDSLRWIATSLGGAGLGADWRVDSGDGIDGRAARNRQPVLLHGVDGRLAYAALPLLAGGELVGLLAVQAGAPVPRSRSLEEALLEMAAAAAESVAQAEREARMSAHATKVTAINEAGIRLISSREISEVTRLATSSGALILEADHAVLRLQDPETRRYVIRSYYGSGDGRTQEALFQLDKHVAVATLKSRQPRLIRQVAEEPGLAEAGGRFQSVLSAPLRRESRVIGTLSLYDKVAPDQFYAGPFNEDDLRVFTRYGSYVERALENALYYESAGQHRNFDEETGLPNGEYLALRLDQELARAGDEAGRLAVAVCRLENLDEVRREGDGVRADRLVQQTALALREPLRDFDVLARTGEAEFTMLLPDPGTAPEERITALSRAVADRISRDDRLNQPVRAALAFGYALHPADGTDRQALLKRAGHPRIRMV, from the coding sequence ATGCGCCGCGCAGTCGCCATCTACGGGGTCACCGAAGAGACCCTGACCCTGATTCCGATCTTGGAAGAGAATCCCGAGATCGAGATCCGAGGGGCCTACGACCCGGAACTTTCGACGGCCCGGGAGCGCGCGGCCGCCATGCATCTGGAACTGCGCTTGACGGACGATCTCGCGCTCTTCGGGCAGCCACTCCACGCGCTGATCGATAGCGGCAGCCTGCCCCCCTTCGCGGAGACGCATCCTGAGCTGGCTCAAGACGTCGAGCAGATCGTCTCTCCACTCACAGCTCGCTTGCTCTGGGGCTACGGGGTTTCGTCCGGTGATCGAAAGAGCGAACTGCTCCAGGCGCTGCATGAGATCGTCGAGTCGGTCAATCTCACAGTCGAGCCCCAGGAATTGTTCGGCCGCATGCTCGAAATCGCCATGAGCGTGACCGGTGCGGACGGGGGCTCCTTGATGCTGCTCGACACCGAACGAGGCGACCTCGCCATCCGAGTCGCGGTCGGCGTCGAACCGGAACTCTGGCCGAAGATCCGTGTCCCCCTCGGTGAGGGCATCGCGGGCAAGGTCGCGGCGGACGCGCGGCCCCTCAAAGTGCGTGGTCATGCGGATCGCGCCGACTTCCAGATCGTCCGGGAACGCTTCGACGTCGAGAGCGCCCTCTGCGTGCCGTTGATTCACGAGGGACGCGTTCTCGGCGTCCTGAACCTGCATCACGCAACCCGGCCCGATGCCTTCGACGACGACGACCTGGAATTTGCGGAGCAACTCGGCCATCTGGACGCCGAGATCATCCACCGAGCCCAGGAGCACGAAACGCTTCGCCGCGAGGCGTCCAGGTACGCCGCCGTGCGGGAAGTGCGCGCGGCCCTGGCCACGAGCGACGCCCTGGATGTCCGCCTGCGTACGCTATGCCAACTGGTCGCTCGCCGAGCCGGCGGCGGTATCGCCACCGCCTACCTCTACGATCCAGACGAAGACTCGCTTCGCTGGATCGCCACTTCGTTGGGAGGTGCCGGACTCGGTGCCGACTGGCGCGTGGATAGCGGCGACGGGATCGACGGCCGGGCCGCTCGCAACCGGCAACCCGTGCTGCTCCATGGTGTGGATGGACGGCTTGCCTACGCCGCCTTGCCCCTGCTCGCCGGTGGCGAGTTGGTGGGCCTGCTCGCCGTCCAGGCCGGCGCACCGGTGCCGCGCAGCCGTAGCTTGGAGGAGGCGCTCCTCGAGATGGCCGCAGCCGCCGCGGAATCGGTGGCCCAGGCCGAACGCGAAGCCCGCATGTCCGCCCATGCCACCAAGGTGACGGCCATCAACGAAGCCGGGATCCGGCTGATCTCGAGCCGGGAAATCAGCGAGGTCACGAGGCTCGCGACCTCTTCGGGGGCCCTCATCCTCGAGGCCGACCACGCCGTGCTGCGTCTACAGGATCCAGAAACCCGCCGCTATGTGATCCGCTCCTACTACGGCTCGGGCGATGGCCGAACCCAGGAAGCCCTCTTCCAGCTCGACAAACACGTCGCGGTCGCCACGCTGAAATCACGCCAGCCGCGCCTGATACGCCAGGTTGCCGAAGAGCCTGGCCTCGCTGAAGCCGGTGGTCGCTTCCAATCCGTTCTCTCCGCCCCACTCCGCCGAGAAAGCCGCGTGATCGGCACCTTGAGCCTGTACGACAAGGTCGCGCCGGATCAATTCTACGCGGGTCCCTTCAACGAGGACGATCTGCGCGTCTTCACCCGCTACGGATCCTACGTCGAACGAGCCCTGGAGAACGCCCTCTACTACGAAAGTGCAGGGCAACACCGCAACTTCGACGAGGAAACCGGGCTTCCGAATGGTGAGTACCTGGCCCTTCGACTGGACCAGGAACTCGCGCGAGCGGGAGACGAAGCAGGCCGATTGGCCGTGGCCGTCTGCCGGCTCGAGAACCTGGACGAGGTGCGCCGGGAAGGAGACGGGGTTCGCGCCGATCGACTGGTCCAGCAAACCGCTCTGGCCCTCCGCGAGCCCCTACGCGATTTCGACGTGCTGGCGCGCACCGGCGAAGCCGAGTTCACCATGCTGCTTCCCGACCCGGGCACTGCGCCGGAAGAGCGGATCACCGCCCTCTCCCGTGCCGTCGCCGACCGCATCTCCCGGGACGACCGGTTGAACCAACCCGTTCGCGCGGCCTTGGCGTTCGGCTACGCCCTGCACCCCGCAGACGGAACGGATCGGCAGGCACTTCTCAAGCGTGCCGGACATCCCCGAATCCGGATGGTTTGA